A genomic stretch from Hemicordylus capensis ecotype Gifberg chromosome 5, rHemCap1.1.pri, whole genome shotgun sequence includes:
- the MDM2 gene encoding E3 ubiquitin-protein ligase Mdm2 isoform X3 has protein sequence MLGHVGPRLAEELSPGLPGDGHVAGRHRRRYLKAALARSPFVARGARAGSCRPVSSLALGHIGQTCNTKMASTTDQTAAGTSGINRTDQEALVKPTPLLLQLLKFAGAQKDTFTMKEVIFYIGQYIMSKHLYDENQQHIVNCANDLLGDLFGVQSFSVKEHRQLYLMISKNLMTINQQESSNLNSSVNQSRCQLENGNTLKESVQEPSEATTSRRRTHSETVENGLEDMNDERHRKRHKSDSISLTFDESLSWCVVSGLYCDQSNSNTSTSSPSSPDHNLSSSENSEWLDQDSVSDQFSVEFEVESICSEDYSPNEEGLELTDEDDEDYWKCSNCNEMNPPLPRHCPRCWALQEGWLPDKTEKSKSSKFENSTSLEPEEGFDVPDCKKGKINEDKEAEDTEQSSESQESEANSQPSTSSSILCSSQEDYKEPEKEKTEDKESMDCNLPLSSIEPCVICQSRPKNGCIVHGRTGHLMLCFTCAKKLKRRNKPCPVCRQPIEMIVRTFFC, from the exons ATGCTCGGGCATGTCGGGCCGCGGCTGGCAGAAGAACTAAGTCCGGGCTTGCCCGGGGACGGCCACGTCGCAGGTAGACACAGGCGGCGCTATTTAAAGGCggccctcgctcgctctcccttcGTAGCAAGAGGGGCGCGGGCGGGGAGTTGTCGTCCAGTCTCTTCGCTCGCTCTGGGCCATATCGG GCAAACGTGCAATACTAAGATGGCTTCTACCACCGACCAGACTGCTGCGGGCACATCAGGCATCAACCGTACAGATCAAGAAGCATTG GTCAAACCCACACCATTGCTGTTGCAGCTTCTAAAGTTTGCTGGTGCACAAAAAGATACTTTTACTATGAAGGAG GTAATATTCTATATTGGTCAATATATTATGTCTAAACATCTATATGATGAAAACCAGCAGCATATTGTCAACTGTGCAAATGATCTTCTTGGTGATCTCTTTGGAGTACAGAGCTTTTCTGTAAAAGAACACAG GCAACTATATCTGATGATTTCCAAAAACCTGATGACAATTAATCAGCAAG AGTCTAGTAATCTTAACTCATCTGTGAATCAGTCCAGGTGCCAGCTAGAGAATGGAAATACTTTAAAG GAATCAGTGCAAGAACCAAGTGAGGCAACAACTTCAAGGAGGAGGACACACAGTGAAACAG TAGAAAATGGTTTGGAAGATATGAATGATGAAAGACATAGGAAGCGGCATAAATCGGATAGCATTTCACTTACATTTGATGAAAGCCTGTCATGGTGTGTAGTAAGCGGTTTATATTGTGATCAAAGTAACAGCAACACTTCCACAAGCTCTCCATCAAGCCCA GATCATAATCTCAGTTCAAGTGAAAACTCTGAATGGTTAGACCAGGATTCAGTCTCGGATCAATTCAGTGTAGAGTTTGAAGTTGAATCAATCTGTTCAGAGGACTATAGCCCTAATGAAGAAGGACTTGAGCTTACAGATGAAGATGATGAA GATTATTGGAAATGCTCAAATTGCAATGAAATGAACCCACCTCTTCCACGCCATTGTCCTAGATGCTGGGCTCTTCAGGAGGGCTGGCTCCCTGATAAGACGGAGAAATCTAAGAGCAGCAAATTTGAAAATAGCACATCACTAGAACCTGAGGAGGGCTTTGATGTTCCTGATTGTAAGAAAGGGAAAATAAATGAGGATAAAGAAGCAGAGGACACAGAACAAAGCTCTGAATCTCAGGAAAGTGAGGCAAACTCTCAACCATCTACATCTAGCAGTATACTTTGCAGCAGTCAAGAAGACTACAAAGAACCTGAGAAGGAAAAGACTGAAGACAAAGAAAGCATGGATTGCAATCTACCTCTGTCGAGTATAGAGCCCTGTGTGATATGCCAGAGTCGACCTAAAAATGGTTGCATAGTACATGGAAGGACAGGACATCTCATGTTGTGTTTCACATGTGCAAAAAAACTCAAAAGGCGGAACAAGCCCTGTCCTGTCTGTAGGCAGCCAATTGAGATGATTGTGCGAACGTTTTTTTGCTAG
- the MDM2 gene encoding E3 ubiquitin-protein ligase Mdm2 isoform X4: MASTTDQTAAGTSGINRTDQEALVKPTPLLLQLLKFAGAQKDTFTMKEVIFYIGQYIMSKHLYDENQQHIVNCANDLLGDLFGVQSFSVKEHRQLYLMISKNLMTINQQESSNLNSSVNQSRCQLENGNTLKESVQEPSEATTSRRRTHSETVENGLEDMNDERHRKRHKSDSISLTFDESLSWCVVSGLYCDQSNSNTSTSSPSSPDHNLSSSENSEWLDQDSVSDQFSVEFEVESICSEDYSPNEEGLELTDEDDEIYQVTIYQTEDSDMDSFDGDPEISLADYWKCSNCNEMNPPLPRHCPRCWALQEGWLPDKTEKSKSSKFENSTSLEPEEGFDVPDCKKGKINEDKEAEDTEQSSESQESEANSQPSTSSSILCSSQEDYKEPEKEKTEDKESMDCNLPLSSIEPCVICQSRPKNGCIVHGRTGHLMLCFTCAKKLKRRNKPCPVCRQPIEMIVRTFFC, from the exons ATGGCTTCTACCACCGACCAGACTGCTGCGGGCACATCAGGCATCAACCGTACAGATCAAGAAGCATTG GTCAAACCCACACCATTGCTGTTGCAGCTTCTAAAGTTTGCTGGTGCACAAAAAGATACTTTTACTATGAAGGAG GTAATATTCTATATTGGTCAATATATTATGTCTAAACATCTATATGATGAAAACCAGCAGCATATTGTCAACTGTGCAAATGATCTTCTTGGTGATCTCTTTGGAGTACAGAGCTTTTCTGTAAAAGAACACAG GCAACTATATCTGATGATTTCCAAAAACCTGATGACAATTAATCAGCAAG AGTCTAGTAATCTTAACTCATCTGTGAATCAGTCCAGGTGCCAGCTAGAGAATGGAAATACTTTAAAG GAATCAGTGCAAGAACCAAGTGAGGCAACAACTTCAAGGAGGAGGACACACAGTGAAACAG TAGAAAATGGTTTGGAAGATATGAATGATGAAAGACATAGGAAGCGGCATAAATCGGATAGCATTTCACTTACATTTGATGAAAGCCTGTCATGGTGTGTAGTAAGCGGTTTATATTGTGATCAAAGTAACAGCAACACTTCCACAAGCTCTCCATCAAGCCCA GATCATAATCTCAGTTCAAGTGAAAACTCTGAATGGTTAGACCAGGATTCAGTCTCGGATCAATTCAGTGTAGAGTTTGAAGTTGAATCAATCTGTTCAGAGGACTATAGCCCTAATGAAGAAGGACTTGAGCTTACAGATGAAGATGATGAA ATATATCAAGTAACTATATATCAGACTGAAGACAGTGATATGGATTCGTTTGATGGTGATCCTGAAATTTCACTAGCT GATTATTGGAAATGCTCAAATTGCAATGAAATGAACCCACCTCTTCCACGCCATTGTCCTAGATGCTGGGCTCTTCAGGAGGGCTGGCTCCCTGATAAGACGGAGAAATCTAAGAGCAGCAAATTTGAAAATAGCACATCACTAGAACCTGAGGAGGGCTTTGATGTTCCTGATTGTAAGAAAGGGAAAATAAATGAGGATAAAGAAGCAGAGGACACAGAACAAAGCTCTGAATCTCAGGAAAGTGAGGCAAACTCTCAACCATCTACATCTAGCAGTATACTTTGCAGCAGTCAAGAAGACTACAAAGAACCTGAGAAGGAAAAGACTGAAGACAAAGAAAGCATGGATTGCAATCTACCTCTGTCGAGTATAGAGCCCTGTGTGATATGCCAGAGTCGACCTAAAAATGGTTGCATAGTACATGGAAGGACAGGACATCTCATGTTGTGTTTCACATGTGCAAAAAAACTCAAAAGGCGGAACAAGCCCTGTCCTGTCTGTAGGCAGCCAATTGAGATGATTGTGCGAACGTTTTTTTGCTAG
- the MDM2 gene encoding E3 ubiquitin-protein ligase Mdm2 isoform X2: MERPQKRVLCNPHSVYARLGLSMLLPYMHLQGWFQSPRGQTCNTKMASTTDQTAAGTSGINRTDQEALVKPTPLLLQLLKFAGAQKDTFTMKEVIFYIGQYIMSKHLYDENQQHIVNCANDLLGDLFGVQSFSVKEHRQLYLMISKNLMTINQQESSNLNSSVNQSRCQLENGNTLKESVQEPSEATTSRRRTHSETVENGLEDMNDERHRKRHKSDSISLTFDESLSWCVVSGLYCDQSNSNTSTSSPSSPDHNLSSSENSEWLDQDSVSDQFSVEFEVESICSEDYSPNEEGLELTDEDDEIYQVTIYQTEDSDMDSFDGDPEISLADYWKCSNCNEMNPPLPRHCPRCWALQEGWLPDKTEKSKSSKFENSTSLEPEEGFDVPDCKKGKINEDKEAEDTEQSSESQESEANSQPSTSSSILCSSQEDYKEPEKEKTEDKESMDCNLPLSSIEPCVICQSRPKNGCIVHGRTGHLMLCFTCAKKLKRRNKPCPVCRQPIEMIVRTFFC, encoded by the exons GCAAACGTGCAATACTAAGATGGCTTCTACCACCGACCAGACTGCTGCGGGCACATCAGGCATCAACCGTACAGATCAAGAAGCATTG GTCAAACCCACACCATTGCTGTTGCAGCTTCTAAAGTTTGCTGGTGCACAAAAAGATACTTTTACTATGAAGGAG GTAATATTCTATATTGGTCAATATATTATGTCTAAACATCTATATGATGAAAACCAGCAGCATATTGTCAACTGTGCAAATGATCTTCTTGGTGATCTCTTTGGAGTACAGAGCTTTTCTGTAAAAGAACACAG GCAACTATATCTGATGATTTCCAAAAACCTGATGACAATTAATCAGCAAG AGTCTAGTAATCTTAACTCATCTGTGAATCAGTCCAGGTGCCAGCTAGAGAATGGAAATACTTTAAAG GAATCAGTGCAAGAACCAAGTGAGGCAACAACTTCAAGGAGGAGGACACACAGTGAAACAG TAGAAAATGGTTTGGAAGATATGAATGATGAAAGACATAGGAAGCGGCATAAATCGGATAGCATTTCACTTACATTTGATGAAAGCCTGTCATGGTGTGTAGTAAGCGGTTTATATTGTGATCAAAGTAACAGCAACACTTCCACAAGCTCTCCATCAAGCCCA GATCATAATCTCAGTTCAAGTGAAAACTCTGAATGGTTAGACCAGGATTCAGTCTCGGATCAATTCAGTGTAGAGTTTGAAGTTGAATCAATCTGTTCAGAGGACTATAGCCCTAATGAAGAAGGACTTGAGCTTACAGATGAAGATGATGAA ATATATCAAGTAACTATATATCAGACTGAAGACAGTGATATGGATTCGTTTGATGGTGATCCTGAAATTTCACTAGCT GATTATTGGAAATGCTCAAATTGCAATGAAATGAACCCACCTCTTCCACGCCATTGTCCTAGATGCTGGGCTCTTCAGGAGGGCTGGCTCCCTGATAAGACGGAGAAATCTAAGAGCAGCAAATTTGAAAATAGCACATCACTAGAACCTGAGGAGGGCTTTGATGTTCCTGATTGTAAGAAAGGGAAAATAAATGAGGATAAAGAAGCAGAGGACACAGAACAAAGCTCTGAATCTCAGGAAAGTGAGGCAAACTCTCAACCATCTACATCTAGCAGTATACTTTGCAGCAGTCAAGAAGACTACAAAGAACCTGAGAAGGAAAAGACTGAAGACAAAGAAAGCATGGATTGCAATCTACCTCTGTCGAGTATAGAGCCCTGTGTGATATGCCAGAGTCGACCTAAAAATGGTTGCATAGTACATGGAAGGACAGGACATCTCATGTTGTGTTTCACATGTGCAAAAAAACTCAAAAGGCGGAACAAGCCCTGTCCTGTCTGTAGGCAGCCAATTGAGATGATTGTGCGAACGTTTTTTTGCTAG
- the MDM2 gene encoding E3 ubiquitin-protein ligase Mdm2 isoform X1, whose amino-acid sequence MLGHVGPRLAEELSPGLPGDGHVAGRHRRRYLKAALARSPFVARGARAGSCRPVSSLALGHIGQTCNTKMASTTDQTAAGTSGINRTDQEALVKPTPLLLQLLKFAGAQKDTFTMKEVIFYIGQYIMSKHLYDENQQHIVNCANDLLGDLFGVQSFSVKEHRQLYLMISKNLMTINQQESSNLNSSVNQSRCQLENGNTLKESVQEPSEATTSRRRTHSETVENGLEDMNDERHRKRHKSDSISLTFDESLSWCVVSGLYCDQSNSNTSTSSPSSPDHNLSSSENSEWLDQDSVSDQFSVEFEVESICSEDYSPNEEGLELTDEDDEIYQVTIYQTEDSDMDSFDGDPEISLADYWKCSNCNEMNPPLPRHCPRCWALQEGWLPDKTEKSKSSKFENSTSLEPEEGFDVPDCKKGKINEDKEAEDTEQSSESQESEANSQPSTSSSILCSSQEDYKEPEKEKTEDKESMDCNLPLSSIEPCVICQSRPKNGCIVHGRTGHLMLCFTCAKKLKRRNKPCPVCRQPIEMIVRTFFC is encoded by the exons ATGCTCGGGCATGTCGGGCCGCGGCTGGCAGAAGAACTAAGTCCGGGCTTGCCCGGGGACGGCCACGTCGCAGGTAGACACAGGCGGCGCTATTTAAAGGCggccctcgctcgctctcccttcGTAGCAAGAGGGGCGCGGGCGGGGAGTTGTCGTCCAGTCTCTTCGCTCGCTCTGGGCCATATCGG GCAAACGTGCAATACTAAGATGGCTTCTACCACCGACCAGACTGCTGCGGGCACATCAGGCATCAACCGTACAGATCAAGAAGCATTG GTCAAACCCACACCATTGCTGTTGCAGCTTCTAAAGTTTGCTGGTGCACAAAAAGATACTTTTACTATGAAGGAG GTAATATTCTATATTGGTCAATATATTATGTCTAAACATCTATATGATGAAAACCAGCAGCATATTGTCAACTGTGCAAATGATCTTCTTGGTGATCTCTTTGGAGTACAGAGCTTTTCTGTAAAAGAACACAG GCAACTATATCTGATGATTTCCAAAAACCTGATGACAATTAATCAGCAAG AGTCTAGTAATCTTAACTCATCTGTGAATCAGTCCAGGTGCCAGCTAGAGAATGGAAATACTTTAAAG GAATCAGTGCAAGAACCAAGTGAGGCAACAACTTCAAGGAGGAGGACACACAGTGAAACAG TAGAAAATGGTTTGGAAGATATGAATGATGAAAGACATAGGAAGCGGCATAAATCGGATAGCATTTCACTTACATTTGATGAAAGCCTGTCATGGTGTGTAGTAAGCGGTTTATATTGTGATCAAAGTAACAGCAACACTTCCACAAGCTCTCCATCAAGCCCA GATCATAATCTCAGTTCAAGTGAAAACTCTGAATGGTTAGACCAGGATTCAGTCTCGGATCAATTCAGTGTAGAGTTTGAAGTTGAATCAATCTGTTCAGAGGACTATAGCCCTAATGAAGAAGGACTTGAGCTTACAGATGAAGATGATGAA ATATATCAAGTAACTATATATCAGACTGAAGACAGTGATATGGATTCGTTTGATGGTGATCCTGAAATTTCACTAGCT GATTATTGGAAATGCTCAAATTGCAATGAAATGAACCCACCTCTTCCACGCCATTGTCCTAGATGCTGGGCTCTTCAGGAGGGCTGGCTCCCTGATAAGACGGAGAAATCTAAGAGCAGCAAATTTGAAAATAGCACATCACTAGAACCTGAGGAGGGCTTTGATGTTCCTGATTGTAAGAAAGGGAAAATAAATGAGGATAAAGAAGCAGAGGACACAGAACAAAGCTCTGAATCTCAGGAAAGTGAGGCAAACTCTCAACCATCTACATCTAGCAGTATACTTTGCAGCAGTCAAGAAGACTACAAAGAACCTGAGAAGGAAAAGACTGAAGACAAAGAAAGCATGGATTGCAATCTACCTCTGTCGAGTATAGAGCCCTGTGTGATATGCCAGAGTCGACCTAAAAATGGTTGCATAGTACATGGAAGGACAGGACATCTCATGTTGTGTTTCACATGTGCAAAAAAACTCAAAAGGCGGAACAAGCCCTGTCCTGTCTGTAGGCAGCCAATTGAGATGATTGTGCGAACGTTTTTTTGCTAG